The following proteins come from a genomic window of Aspergillus luchuensis IFO 4308 DNA, chromosome 3, nearly complete sequence:
- the CCT7 gene encoding chaperonin-containing T-complex subunit CCT7 (COG:O;~EggNog:ENOG410PGHA;~InterPro:IPR002423,IPR012720,IPR027410,IPR027413, IPR017998,IPR002194,IPR027409;~PFAM:PF00118;~go_function: GO:0005524 - ATP binding [Evidence IEA];~go_function: GO:0051082 - unfolded protein binding [Evidence IEA];~go_process: GO:0006457 - protein folding [Evidence IEA]), whose translation MVDGNGRQTITNDGATVMKLLDIVHPAARILTDIARSQDAEVGDGTTSVVVLAGEILKEVRELVEQGVSSQTIVKGLRRGSAMAVNKIKEIAVDVIESAGSEEKKVETLRRLAGTAMNSKLIKRNSDFFTKMVVDAVLSLDQDDLNEKLIGVKRVTGGGLQESLFVNGVAFKKTFSYAGFEQQPKYFKDPKIVCLNVELELKSEKDNAEVRVEHVSEYQAIVDAEWQIIYNKLEAIYKTGAKVVLSKLPIGDLATQYFADRDIFCAGRVAADDMDRVCQATGAATQSTCSDIQERHLGTCGIFEERQIGGERYNLFSECPKAKTCTLVLRGGAEQFIAEVERSLHDAIMIVKRALRHTTIVAGGGATEMELSSFMHGFADRNVPHKQQAVVKAFAKALEVIPRQLCDNAGFDATDILNRLRVEHRKGNVWAGVDFDHEGVRDNMAAFVWEPSLVKVNAIQAAVEAACLILSVDETIKNEESAQAQAPTRGLPPGAAQRALGGGRGRGMPRRGR comes from the exons ATGGTGGACGGCAACGGTAGACAGACCATCACCAACGATGGAGCTACTGTGATGAAG CTTCTCGATATCGTTCACCCCGCCGCCCGCATTCTCACGGACATTGCCCGCTCTCAAGATGCTGAGGTGGGCGACGGAACAACGTCGGTTGTCGTCCTCGCCGGTGAAATTCTGAAGGAAGTTCGCGAACTTGTCGAGCAGGGTGTCAGTTCACAGACCATCGTCAAGGGTCTACGGAGGGGAAGTGCGATGGCCGTCAACAAGATTAAGGAGATCGCCGTGGACGTGATCGAGTCTGCGGGAagtgaggaaaagaaggttgAGACGCTCCGCCGTCTGGCCGGAACGGCGATGAACAGCAAGCTGATCAAGCGGAATTCGGATTTCTTCACCAAGA tggtggtggatgccGTGCTTTCGCTCGACCAGGACGACCTTAACGAGAAGCTGATCGGTGTGAAGCGGGTTACTGGTGGTGGTCTCCAGGAATCTCTGTTCGTTAACGGTGTCGCCTTCAAGAAGACCTTCTCGTACGCCGGTTTCGAGCAACAGCCCAAGTACTTCAAGGACCCCAAGATTGTCTGCCTGAACGTCGAGCTGGAGTTGAAGAGTGAGAAGGACAACGCCGAGGTGCGCGTCGAGCATGTGTCGGAGTACCAGGCCATCGTCGATGCCGAGTGGCAGATCATCTACAACAAGCTGGAGGCTATCTACAAGACCGGAGCCAAGGTTGTTCTCAGCAAGCTCCCCATCGGTGATTTGGCTACGCA ATACTTTGCGGATCGGGACATCTTCTGTGCTGGTCGCGTTGCGGCCGATGATATGGATCGGGTCTGCCAGGCGACCGGAGCGGCTACCCAGTCGACCTGCAGCGACATCCAGGAACGCCACCTGGGTACCTGCGGTATTTTTGAGGAGCGCCAGATTGGTGGCGAGCGTTACAACCTCTTCTCCGAGTGCCCTAAGGCCAAGACCTGCACCCTTGTGCTGCGTGGTGGAGCGGAGCAGTTCATCGCCGAGGTCGAGCGCAGTCTGCACGACGCCATCATGATTGTCAAGCGTGCTCTCCGCCACACGACCATTGTcgcgggtggtggtgctaccGAGATGGAACTGTCCAGCTTCATGCACGGCTTTGCGGACCGCAACGTGCCCCACAAGCAGCAGGCGGTCGTCAAGGCGTTCGCCAAGGCCCTGGAGGTGATCCCCCGCCAGCTGTGCGATAACGCAGGTTTCGATGCGACGGACATTTTGAACCGGCTGCGGGTGGAGCACCGCAAGGGCAACGTCTGGGCTGGTGTCGACTTTGATCACGAGGGTGTTCGGGATAACATGGCGGCTTTCGTGTGGGAGCCCAGTCTGGTCAAGGTGAACGCCATTCAGGCGGCAGTGGAGGCTGCATGCTTGATCTTGAGTGTGGACGAGACGATCA AGAACGAAGAGTCGGCCCAAGCTCAGGCCCCAACACGAGGCCTGCCGCCGGGTGCTGCCCAGCGGGCGCTTGGAGGAGGTCGCGGACGTGGCATGCCCCGACGTGGACGGTAA
- the MCA1_1 gene encoding caspase family protein (COG:D,O;~EggNog:ENOG410PGJT;~InterPro:IPR029030;~MEROPS:MER0114503;~PFAM:PF00656), with the protein MYGGRPGIADAYHNSYNQGNHSAPPPPPSEPVSFGQGAPQGYNFQYSRCTGKRKALLIGINYFNQKGQLRGCINDVKNMSTYLNQNFGYAREDMVLLTDDQQNPMSQPTKANILRAMHWLVKDAQPNDSLFFHYSGHGGQTPDLDGDEDDGYDEVIYPVDFRAAGHIVDDEMHRIMVKPLQPGVRLTAIFDSCHSGSALDLPYIYSTQGILKEPNLAKEAGQGLLGVVSAYARGDMSGMMSTAVGFFKKATKGDEAYERTIQTKTSPADVIMWSGSKDDQTSQDAQIAGQATGAMSWAFISALRKNPQQSYVQLLNSIRDELSTKYTQKPQLSCSHPLDVNVLYVM; encoded by the exons ATGTATGGGGGCCGGCCAG GTATCGCCGATGCCTACCATAACTCCTACAACCAAGGCAACCACAGCgcccctccgccgccgcccagcGAACCCGTCAGCTTCGGCCAAGGCGCACCGCAGGGTTACAACTTCCAGTACTCGCGCTGCACGGGCAAGAGAAAGGCGTTGCTGATCGGTATCAACTACTTTAACCAGAAGGGCCAGCTGCGCGGGTGTATCAACGATGTCAAGAACATGTCCACCTACCTAAATCAGAACTTTGGTTACGCTCGCGAAGACATGGTCCTCCTGACGGATGATCAACAAAACCCCATGAGTCAACCCACCAAGGCTAACATTCTTCGGGCTATGCACTGGCTCGTCAAGGATGCCCAGCCGAACGattcgctcttcttccactatTCTG GACACGGTGGACAGACGCCTGACCTCGAcggcgacgaagacgacggaTACGACGAAGTTATCTACCCGGTCGATTTCCGGGCTGCCGGCCACATTGTCGACGATGAGATGCACCGGATCATGGTCAAACCGCTGCAGCCGGGTGTCCGACTGACGGCTATCTTCGACTCCTGTCACTCGGGTTCCGCACTCGACCTGCCCTACATTTACTCGACCCAGGGTATTCTCAAGGAACCCAACTTGGCCAAGGAGGCGGGCCAGGGCCTGCTGGGTGTTGTTTCGGCTTACGCGCGTGGCGACATGAGCGGCATGATGTCGACGGCCGTTGGGTTCTTCAAGAAGGCGACCAAGGGCGACGAGGCGTACGAGCGCACCATCCAGACCAAGACCAGTCCAGCCGACGTTATCATGTGGTCCGGCAGCAAGGACGACCAGACCAGTCAGGACGCCCAGATCGCCGGCCAGGCTACCGGCGCCATGTCCTGGGCCTTTATCAGCGCGCTTCGCAAGAACCCGCAGCAGAGTTACGTCCAGCTGCTGAACAGCATCCGAGACGAGTTGTCCACCAAGTATACGCAGAAGCCGCAGCTGAGCTGCAGCCATCCCTTGG ACGTGAATGTGCTCTATGTTATGTAA
- a CDS encoding uncharacterized protein (COG:S;~EggNog:ENOG410Q1Z9), giving the protein MEPWQRNIRRMHQVSEVLDLDPQKSDMIADFVALIQAIREGLTQIDDDSYIPDSQINMLFLTKLKECPDWSDWASAMLRDSRMCSSNPAEQVTFQELAQLAMEQEKIRQPRGRSAWGGDHGAAKRGFASPLEVPEDPRALTQDEINAFVVKQMHKDEAFRNRSGSVRGHAKRPSQEEINDYVVEQMRREREQATRNRSYSQPMQGGPVQRPVQMRCTFCGDRNHQLSNCWRRWRVAVEAPNGNYLPKRVEYRTEFPGQPPMYRTGFTLF; this is encoded by the coding sequence ATGGAGCCATGGCAGCGAAACATTCGCAGGATGCACCAAGTCAGCGAGGTCCTCGACCTCGACCCTCAAAAGTCCGACATGATCGCCGATTTCGTCGCACTCATCCAAGCAATCCGCGAAGGGCTTACGCAAATCGACGATGATTCCTATATTCCCGACTCGCAGATCAATATGCTCTTTTTGACAAAGCTTAAAGAATGTCCTGATTGGAGTGACTGGGCATCTGCCATGCTGCGAGATAGTCGGATGTGCTCCTCCAATCCTGCGGAGCAGGTGACCTTCCAGGAGCTGGCCCAATTGGCCATGGAGCAAGAGAAGATCCGTCAGCCGCGGGGAAGGAGTGCATGGGGTGGTGATCATGGTGCTGCCAAGAGAGGGTTTGCATCGCCATTGGAAGTTCCGGAAGATCCTCGCGCTCTCACTCAGGACGAGATCAACGCATTCGTTGTTAAACAGATGCATAAGGATGAGGCATTCCGTAATCGCAGTGGAAGTGTCCGGGGACATGCTAAGCGGCCCAGTCAGGAGGAAATCAATGACTACGTGGTTGAACAGATGCGTCGCGAACGGGAGCAAGCTACAAGGAATCGAAGTTACAGCCAACCAATGCAGGGAGGACCTGTTCAACGACCGGTGCAAATGCGCTGTACCTTCTGTGGTGATAGAAATCACCAGCTTTCAAACTgctggcggagatggagagttGCTGTGGAAGCTCCGAATGGGAACTACTTGCCTAAACGTGTCGAGTACAGGACTGAATTTCCGGGCCAACCACCCATGTATCGCACGGGTTTCACGCTTTTTTAA
- a CDS encoding lanthionine synthetase C family protein (COG:V;~EggNog:ENOG410PVIH;~InterPro:IPR020464,IPR007822,IPR012341;~PFAM:PF05147;~go_process: GO:0005975 - carbohydrate metabolic process [Evidence IEA]): protein MSTTDLPQYYPNNLTPLDISQETLENALKELQVAVNRGATLLQEGCPPQSEWGKTYNTGIYVGFPGIALAFLRLDHQVKAFSNKDVGLPLDFRRLASEQILPHGPDIPLFPGRLAPFGSPSVLVGPLMRILAAAQSGASMSEADIECLRNVVQVAIGNPHMLPHGDGMMGTDEVLYGRAGVLWVVLSVRAHKYDERATGLLTSIFESVPDLIDAIIKGGLQGREDYLEEYGERNALPLMWHWHEDRYGLGAVHGMSGILAALLACDPEELNDGASRNYLPLIAETITGLCKICIAHNGHLPSTLPDRGPSSKRSSPLVQICHGSPGILTLMACARRNKPLISNFWQPEWDIAVRLASERVWEEGLLSKGGGICHGITGSAWPLLLLHDSFEYDKEEMQAARERYMGRTQTTNTTVLDTGLTGDYFLSRALAMLLHVRETPPYQSAVTPTSNIYRLPDRPFSLTEGLAGAVCAWADACVSVQMRLRSMLLQKKWPDSSSSLKSDPTFQDLESLKLGIPTLAYHRATPLP, encoded by the exons ATGTCAACCACAGATTTACCCCAGTATTATCCGAACAACTTGACCCCGCTAGATATAAGTCAAGAAACACTGGAAAACGCCCTCAAAGAGCTGCAGGTTGCTGTGAATCGTGGTGCAACTTTATTGCAGGAGGGCTGTCCTCCTCAGAGCGAATGGGGCAAAACCTACAACACGGGTATATACGTGGGATTTCCAG GAATTGCTCTTGCTTTCCTCCGACTGGACCATCAGGTCAAAGCGTTCAGCAACAAAGATGTCGGACTTCCTCTTGACTTCCGCAGACTTGCAAGCGAGCAAATCCTTCCACATGGACCGGACATTCCACTTTTTCCCGGAAGATTAGCACCTTTTGGCTCCCCCAGTGTGCTTGTGGGACCTCTGATGCGAATTCTTGCAGCCGCCCAATCCGGTGCATCCATGTCCGAAGCTGATATCGAATGTCTCAGAAATGTCGTACAAGTGGCCATCGGAAATCCCCACATGCTGCCACACggtgatgggatgatgggtaCGGACGAAGTTTTGTATGGTCGAGCGGGTGTATTGTGGGTTGTACTGAGCGTGAGAGCTCACAAGTATGACGAGAGGGCTACAGGCCTTCTGACCTCCATTTTCGAATCTGTTCCAGACCTTATTGATGCTATTATCAAGGGTGGGCTTCAAGGCAGAGAAGACTATCTAGAGGAGTATGGGGAGAGAAATGCTTTGCCGTTGATGTGGCACTGGCATGAAGATCGGTATGGCCTAGGAGC GGTACATGGAATGT CTGGCATACTCGCAGCCCTCCTTGCCTGCGATCCTGAAGAGCTCAACGACGGTGCTTCGCGTAATTACCTGCCGCTGATAGCGGAAACAATCACCGGACTTTGCAAGATATGTATTGCTCATAACGGCCACCTTCCATCGACTCTTCCCGATCGTGGTCCTTCATCCAAGCGCTCCTCACCTCTCGTCCAGATTTGCCATGGTAGTCCCGGCATTTTGACCCTTATGGCATGCGCCAGGCGGAACAAGCCCCTGATCTCTAATTTCTGGCAGCCAGAATGGGATATAGCAGTTCGCCTGGCAAGCGAACgggtctgggaagaaggactACTTTCCAAAGGCGGCGGGATCTGTCATGGCATTACCGGCAGTGCATGGCCACTGTTGCTTCTGCACGACAGCTTCGAGTATGATAAGGAAGAGATGCAAGCAGCCAGAGAGAGATATATGGGGAGAACACAGACAACCAACACAACAGTATTGGATACCGGGCTCACTGGTGACTATTTCCTGTCGAGAGCGCTGGCGATGTTGTTGCATGTGCGGGAGACACCTCCATACCAAAGCGCCGTCACGCCAACGTCTAACATCTATCGACTACCTGATCGCCCATTCTCCCTCACAGAAGGCCTAGCTGGAGCTGTCTGCGCGTGGGCAGACGCATGTGTGTCTGTCCAGATGAGACTGCGAAGCATGCTTCTGCAGAAGAAGTGGCCGGACAGTTCTTCGTCTTTGAAGTCAGATCCAACCTTCCAAGATCTCGAGAGCTTGAAATTGGGAATTCCAACGCTTGCTTATCACCGGGCTACACCTTTGCCTTGA
- the TSR3 gene encoding ribosome biogenesis TSR3 family protein (BUSCO:EOG092656RK;~COG:S;~EggNog:ENOG410PI8M;~InterPro:IPR007209,IPR022968,IPR007177;~PFAM:PF04068,PF04034;~go_function: GO:0016740 - transferase activity [Evidence IEA];~go_process: GO:0006364 - rRNA processing [Evidence IEA]) yields MVRHKKDNFARGGKKFSSKGPRPPRRDPANPDADDADRPSRPPFKAACWDLGHCDPKRCSGKRLMNFGLMRELQIGQRFPGVIVSPNAKKIISPADKDLLEQFGAAVVECSWVRVKEVPWSRIGGKCERLLPYLIAANTVNYGKPWRLNCVEALAACFCICGHEDWARQVLKPFRYGEAFLEINGKLLKRYAACADEDEIKRAEEEWLAKIEREYEESRAAGGADDIWTVGNTNRRAESDSEEDDEEGSGSDKDNNDEEEEEEEEEDKDPFAISDDSEEEEQMAAIRAKILNSKSFQNPSASDKPQPEKIARPEEEGSKSRPLEDSDAESGSAEGSEDEAFDSIINATPVTDRTGIIAAQKKKEKETFSASFSRTVVDAPKRW; encoded by the exons ATGGTCCGCCATAAAAAAGACAACTTCGCTCGAGGAGGCAAGAAATTCTCCTCCAAGGGTCCCCGTCCTCCCCGCCGCGATCCCGCCAACCCTGACGCCGATGATGCCGACCGCCCCTCCAGACCTCCATTCAAAGCCGCCTGTTGGGATCTGGGTCACTGTGATCCCAAGCGCTGCTCAGGAAAGAGATTGATGAACTTTGGTCTGATGCGCGAGCTGCAGATCGGCCAGCGATTCCCGGGTGTAATTGTCTC TCCCAACGCAAAGAAAATCATCTCTCCGGCCGATAAAGACCTCCTCGAACAGTTCGGCGCCGCAGTAGTAGAATGTTCCTGGGTGCGAGTGAAGGAAGTGCCCTGGTCGCGAATCGGAGGAAAATGCGAACGACTCT TACCCTACCTCATCGCCGCCAACACAGTCAACTACGGCAAACCCTGGCGCCTAAATTGCGTGGAAGCCCTTGCCGCCTGTTTCTGCATCTGCGGCCACGAAGACTGGGCTCGCCAAGTCCTCAAACCCTTCCGCTACGGTGAAGCCTTCCTAGAAATCAACGGAAAACTACTCAAGCGGTACGCCGCCTGcgccgacgaagacgaaatcAAGCGCGCCGAGGAGGAATGGCTCGCCAAGATCGAGCGGGAATACGAGGAGAGTCGGGCCGCGGGCGGCGCAGACGATATTTGGACGGTGGGGAATACGAATCGGAGGGCGGAGTCGGAttctgaggaggatgatgaggagggttcGGGCTCTGATAAGGATAAcaacgatgaggaggaagaggaagaagaggaggaagataaaGACCCCTTCGCGATATCAGACGactcggaagaggaagaacaaaTGGCTGCTATTCGAGCCAAGATCCTAAATTCCAAGTCGTTTCAGAATCCCTCGGCTTCGGATAAGCCGCAGCCGGAGAAGATTGCGAgaccggaggaggaagggtcGAAGTCGAGGCCGTTGGAGGATTCAGATGCTGAGTCCGGGTCTGCGGAGGggagtgaggatgaggcgtTCGATAGTATTATCAATGCGACGCCGGTGACGGATCGGACGGGAATTATTGcggcgcagaagaagaaggagaaggagacgtTTAGTGCGTCGTTTTCCAGGACGGTGGTGGATGCGCCGAAGCGATGGTAG
- a CDS encoding uncharacterized protein (COG:S;~EggNog:ENOG410PKFA) has translation MDTVPPSYQTATTRDAWSVIAHYIPSSDLCAAVLVCQKWHGIFMPFLWGDPASHFGTDNDAVYVALTRFRRTLKYARLKVRMLTHTLHLPPALSEIYGGPRPEWLKEILDALPCLQSLMVSKLPFFDHNAMTALRRSSSFGENDTAAQTYNVRLLLADSEPNATSHGIAETLLRFPELIYLDLSYTTPARDRTVLSSLSQLENLQVLKLRGIGLKDNDAEFLANAIGRRVRFLDLRNNLLTDMSIRSLLQASFLPPGAEDRLQRATLASLGSLAHSPQSRPLLSDRRFLRTPLLDEQILKALTQPLTGRSWVEDLSHAGITHLYIAENPISVEGAASLLFSSRLHALDVGTVDTIESIGRNQSSLASPQDDSHKLPGAEKLIPILGTVAKGNLTYLRAHHAVCTVDAPSRETSTADMLLPELPAGNESEVRTMAELGTSHQIYELASNEAPIFELPGSPVPQSPDWPSQPAERGRKPIIYEDEPLPDLRRGSVFAPEVIGADQVSDDEGPSNTSAARASNRLPHDISFSSISSISVGAAGSIPQCSSPLSVEDSRAQKIQELLAKRPKSLPRRDNKRFYFPYLHPSHVPHLETLVLTDVPSHVPPNSPILQALIRFITACSNEALLATLQAGSDYSLAPGRARAKAEQERARSLFGLRRLVLEITPSVRSNKLSRWTPASYRVGASKSSTGDRDSEKLWSAAIGDFSFFDEEECGVPDVYSGKYFPMAALNEKVTLIPEDDDVHPLQPDMASSPGRLHPDPLRSRSNSVDPTTTPRNMRSHSPFLDKDREMGPQNDVPDVDLVAELAAFRRSKKAEYEEMLRRDRRRRGTVSTMSSRFSPSVSSFQTISPSSSINTLATASAPHSPIAHYLEGHWKGEVKIVRNPAPKGRSGMVDMYGNYFEKGYLYP, from the exons ATGGATACTGTGCCACCATCCTACCAAACCGCTACCACCAGAGACGCATGGTCGGTTATAGCACACTACATCCCGTCAAGCGACCTATGCGCAGCGGTCTTGGTATGTCAGAAATGGCATGGTATCTTCATGCCCTTTCTGTGGGGGGATCCCGCTTCCCACTTTGGAACGGATAACGATGCGGTTTATG TCGCTCTCACAAGGTTCAGAAGGACACTAAAATATGCCCGTCTCAAGGTGCGGATGCTCACCCATACGTTGCATCTGCCGCCTGCTCTCTCGGAGATTTATGGTGGTCCACGACCTGAGTGGCTAAAGGAGATCCTGGATGCTCTACCATGCCTCCAGTCGTTGATGGTCTCAAAGCTACCATTCTTTGACCACAATGCTATGACCGCCTTGAGAAGATCTAGTTCATTTGGAGAAAATGACACAGCTGCCCAGACCTACAATGTCCGTCTGCTATTAGCGGATAGTGAGCCAAATGCGACATCACACGGTATTGCGGAGACCTTACTACGCTTCCCTGAATTAATCTATCTCGATTTGTCTTACACCACCCCTGCGCGGGATCGCACAGTCCTGTCGTCGCTATCACAGTTGGAAAACCTCCAGGTCCTCAAGCTTCGAGGTATTGGTTTAAAGGACAATGATGCAGAATTCCTGGCCAACGCCATCGGACGCAGAGTCCGATTTCTGGACCTGCGCAATAATTTGCTTACTGATATGTCCATACGGTCATTATTGCAAGCATCCTTCTTACCCCCTGGTGCTGAGGATAGATTACAACGAGCGACACTAGCGTCACTGGGATCCCTTGCCCACTCTCCGCAATCGAGACCCTTGCTGTCTGACAGGAGGTTTCTTAGGACCCCGCTCTTAGATGAACAAATCCTGAAAGCTTTAACACAACCATTGACAGGGCGCTCCTGGGTTGAGGATTTGTCCCATGCAGGCATAACACACCTCTATATCGCCGAGAATCCTATTTCTGTGGAAGGAGCCGCAAGTCTTTTGTTCTCGTCTCGCCTGCACGCTCTGGATGTGGGAACCGTTGACACTATAGAGTCTATCGGAAGAAACCAGAGCTCTCTTGCTTCACCTCAAGACGATTCCCACAAGCTTCCTGGTGCTGAGAAATTGATTCCCATCCTGGGGACTGTTGCCAAGGGAAACCTCACTTATCTTCGAGCTCATCATGCCGTCTGTACAGTTGATGCGCCGTCAAGGGAGACCTCAACGGCGGACATGTTGCTACCAGAGCTCCCTGCTGGGAATGAGAGTGAAGTGCGTACAATGGCAGAGTTGGGTACGAGCCATCAGATTTATGAACTAGCATCAAACGAAGCACCGATTTTCGAGCTTCCTGGTTCACCAGTCCCACAATCTCCGGATTGGCCTTCGCAGCCCGCCGAGCGCGGTCGAAAGCCAATCATATATGAAGACGAACCACTACCTGACCTGCGACGAGGCTCTGTCTTCGCTCCCGAGGTGATCGGGGCAGATCAAgtcagtgatgatgagggccCGAGCAATACCTCTGCCGCAAGGGCTTCAAATCGCTTGCCCCATGATATCTCTTTCTCTAGCATTTCCAGCATCTCGGTGGGTGCAGCGGGGTCTATCCCGCAATGTTCTTCTCCCCTTTCAGTCGAAGATTCTCGAGCCCAGAAGATCCAGGAGTTGCTTGCTAAGCGGCCGAAAAGTCTTCCTCGACGTGATAACAAAAGGTTTTATTTTCCGTACCTGCATCCTTCGCATGTCCCTCATCTTGAAACATTGGTTTTGACCGACGTTCCATCTCACGTACCGCCGAACTCGCCTATCTTGCAAGCTCTTATTCGGTTCATAACCGCTTGCTCGAATGAAGCATTACTTGCAACCCTACAAGCGGGCTCTGATTATTCACTCGCACCTGGAAGAGCTCGAGCCAAAGCTGAACAAGAACGTGCCAGGTCTTTATTTGGTCTGCGTCGCTTGGTGCTTGAGATTACACCCTCTGTTAGGTCCaataaattatctagatGGACTCCAGCCAGCTACCGGGTAGGAGCTTCAAAGTCAAGTACCGGTGATCGCGATTCGGAGAAGCTATGGTCAGCAGCAATAGGCGACTTCAGCTtctttgatgaagaagaatgcggGGTACCCGATGTTTACTCGGGGAAATACTTCCCCATGGCAGCCTTGAACGAGAAGGTGACGTTGATtccagaagatgacgatgttCACCCCTTACAGCCCGACATGGCTTCTTCACCAGGTAGACTTCATCCAGATCCTTTGCGCTCGCGATCAAATTCAGTCGATCCCACGACTACACCTCGGAACATGCGCTCGCACAGCCCATTTTTGGACAAGGATAGAGAAATGGGGCCGCAGAATGATGTACCAGACGTTGATCTGGTCGCCGAATTGGCAGCATTCCGACGTAGTAAAAAGGCAGAGTATGAGGAAATGCTGAGGAGAGATCGCAGAAGACGTGGTACCGTCAGCACCATGTCCTCTCGCTTCTCTCCTTCCGTCTCCTCGTTTCAAACGATTTCGCCGTCGTCGAGCATAAATACGTTGGCGACGGCATCGGCGCCTCATTCACCCATTGCTCATTACTTAGAAGGACACTGGAAGGGGGAAGTGAAGATTGTCCGAAACCCAGCGCCAAAGGGCCGAAGCGGGATGGTAGACATGTATGGGAATTATTTCGAGAAGGGCTATTTGTACCCTTGA